One Chaetodon auriga isolate fChaAug3 chromosome 14, fChaAug3.hap1, whole genome shotgun sequence genomic window carries:
- the LOC143332254 gene encoding uncharacterized protein LOC143332254: MEDREIPGGTFDGVYNKLTSQDDLNADDHPLYSNHEKRQVSMSMVRSGSSLNHHKILTVSLAVLAVILLAVDIGLGVYYNRLTDGHRILMDISAEVVKLQATYNTAIQRRDEVKKQLAKEISEQRLTKWELEHQKKRSKDYEKQTDKLQMEIAALKSHMPMIKEGCRHCLPGWTFMNSVCYYFAFSDAISRRSWQEARQFCMKQAADLAVIDSREKHLAVSELINHYQDTSRPIAHSGFWIGLRDVDEEGIWKWQDGTRLTEGYWNDGEPNNQGNEDCAAAYPRGNPFKSWNDAPCNYELKWICEMPPKSAS, translated from the exons ATGGAGGACAGAGAAATTCCAGGTGGCACTTTTGATGGCGTATATAACAAACTGACTAGTCAAGATGACTTGAACGCAGATGACCACCCTCTCTACTCAAACCATGAGAAGCGACAAG TGTCTATGTCCATGGTGAGGTCTGGTTCCAGTCTGAACCATCACAAAATACTCACAGTAAGCCTGGCAGTGCTTGCTGTCATTCTGCTAGCAGTTGATATTGGCCTGGGAGTCTACT ATAACAGACTCACTGATGGGCACCGTATATTAATGGACATCAGCGCTGAGGTGGTCAAACTGCAGGCTACTTACAACACTGCAATCCAGCGCAGGGACGAAGTCAAGAAACAGTTGGCAAAAGAGATCAGTGAGCAGCGCCTCACCAAGTGGGAGCTCGAGCAccagaagaaaagaagcaaagacTATGAAAAGCAGACCGACAAACTTCAGATGGAAATAGCAGCGCTGAAATCCCACATGCCGATGATCA AGGAGGGCTGCAGACACTGTTTACCAGGATGGACTTTCATGAACTCAGTGTGTTACTACTTCGCTTTCTCTGATGCTATTTCACGCAGATCATGGCAGGAAGCCAGACAGTTCTGCATGAAACAAGCAGCCGACTTGGCAGTGATAGACTCCAGAGAGAAACAC CTGGCAGTCAGTGAGTTGATAAATCATTATCAAGACACTTCAAGACCCATAGCCCACAGCGGCTTCTGGATTGGGCTGAGAGATGTGGACGAGGAAGGGATTTGGAAGTGGCAGGACGGAACAAGACTGACTGAGGG GTACTGGAATGATGGAGAGCCAAACAACCAGGGCAATGAGGACTGTGCAGCTGCGTATCCCAGAGGCAACCCCTTCAAGTCCTGGAACGACGCTCCATGTAATTATGAACTGAAATGGATTTGCGAAATGCCACCAAAGTCTGCAAGTTAA